The Microcystis panniformis FACHB-1757 region TATAGGGATGTTTGCTATGGGCGGCATCCTCTACATTATCCTACAAAAAACCGGTTTAGATAGTGCTTCGGCGGGAATTTGGAGTCAAGCGGTGTTGGTAGGTGGTGTCATCGGTTGGATTTTTACCTATCTGTTTCGAGTCGCCACCGATAATATGACCTACGGCCAACAGCGCAAAGATTACGAAGATGCCGTCTTTAAAAAACGCCTGGAAGCGATGACTCCCGAAGAAATCGCCCAAATGCAGCGGGAGATTGAAGAAGAAAAAACTAAATAAATAGATGAAACCCGATAAAATCATCATCGGTTGGCGAGAATGGCTGGATTTACCTGATTTAGGCATTACCAAAATAAAGGCCAAGATTGATACAGGCGCTCGCTCCTCGGCCCTACACGCTTTTCATCTCCACCCTTTTCTCGATGGCGATCGCAATTGGCTGCGCTTTCAAGTTCATCCCTACCAAAAAGATAGTCACCACACTGTCACCACCACCGCAGAAATCCTCGAATGGCGACAGGTAAAAAATTCTGGGGGTCAAAGTCAACTACGTCCTGTTATCAGAACAAGTGTATTACTTGGTGATCGTCAATGGGCGATCGAATTAACTTTAACTAATCGCGATGTCATGGGTTTTCGGATGTTATTAGGACGAGAAGCGCTGAAAAAAGGCTTTCTTGTCCATCCGAATAAGTCTTTTTTACTGAGTTAAGTTATATTTAGGGTTTGCGGCAAAAAGTTTTTCCTAGGGGCAGGGTGTGGGTTTTACCGATTTTGAGGGGGTCAATTACCTAATTTTCAGGGAAAAAGTCCCGGAATTTTCCCCCTGATCACTCCCAGGGCCGGTACTTTTTGATTGACAAAAAGTCTAAAGATATTATCCAACAAGGTTTTTAGATTTATTCAGCCAGCCCTAAGTAGCGGGTAAATCTTGGTATTCAGCCAAAGCATTTATAAAAAACAAGTCTCCCCAAATTAAACCCGTATCATAGATTTGGCTGGGTTGAATCGCGGCGGGATGATGATAACAACCATGACGCAATAAACTCATCTCTGGGGCGGTTTCGTCGGGAAAATAGGCAAAAGAAGTCAAATTCAAGAGAGTATTATCGATCGCCTCTCGATAGGTTCCATAACTAGGATCACTGCTGGGTAAAGCTTTTAATAAGCGAATCATCCCCGCCACAGCGATCGCCGCTGCCGAAGAATCCTTTTCCGTAGCGCCATTTTTTTGCAAGGCATAATCAAAGTCCCAGGGAGGAATAAAATCCCCGGCGCGTCTTTGTCCACCGGGCCAGCGATCGGGCAAATTGTCCAGATAATAATTAATGGCATCCTTGGCAATGGTTAACATTTCCGGATCGCCGGTGTAAATATAGGCCGTCGTGGCACTATAAATAAACCAAGCTTGACCCCGGGACCAAGTGCTATCATCGCGCCAGCCCTGTTTTCCCTCATTAAATAAGAAATTTCTATAGGTGGGAGAGTTGACATTTTGATCAAAATAGCCTCTTTGCCAAGTTCCCGTTTTACCCGGGCGACGGTTAGCCCCAAAAGTGCGGCTAATGGTGCGGATGTGGGAAAGGGCCTTTTCTTGCCAATCTTTTGCTTCCTTGGGGTCAGGATTGTGGAGACCTGCCCAGAGCAGTTGTTCTATATTGATTGTATGGTCCATAAAAACGTGCCAATGTTCTTGCTGATCGGTGCGATCGGCCTTGCGTAACCAGCCAAAAGTACCGATATCGGTGTGATAACTCCCTTTACCATCCTGAAAAGGTTGCGCTAGTTGTCTGGCCCCCCGTAAAGTTATCTCTAAAGCTGTCTGTTTTTCCTGACCCTGTCCCGACTCAAACCAAGGAGCAAACACCAGTACATTATTAAGAGCGATGTCTTTGTTTTTCAAACTGGTTTCTTTTAAGGGATCGCTCCATTTTTTCGCGGCAGCTGACCAAAATCCCGCATCCATAGGGTTTGATTCTAAGTCAGCAATTTTCCATAATAAAGCAGGAAAAGCCCCTGCCGCCCAAAAATTGGCCTTTGCCAACTTCCAAGTGCCGGGGGTGGGACTATTCCCCCTCCGTAGCCAATTGAAGAAAGTAAAACCCGATGGCTCTGGATGGGTAAGATAGGGATAGAGAATGCCCCGACGGGCATAACTATCGAGATAATCGATCGTGGTCGCTAGTTTAATCTTAGCCAGATCGAGACAGAGCTTAATTCTTTCAGCTAGGGGCATTTTGGTGCGCAATTCCGCCGCCGATTGGGGACGATGGATAATCCGGAGGGCCACCGCACCGATCGCCGTTCCTGTACCTAGAATGATGAGCGTGCGTCGCTGCAAATTCCCGACTCCTAAGCTGGATAGATGCGAATACGGCGATTCGGTTCCTCTCCGAAGCTATCGGATTGGAGACGGTAATGTTCCACTAATTCGTGCTGCATTTTCCGCACTTTCGCCGATCGCGGCAGTAACTCCACCGGTTGGCCGGTGGGAATAACGATTTGTTCCACCGCTAACCGGGCCTCCTCCAAAGCTTCGATCTCGTCATCACTACCGCTGCGGGCAAATAAACGCAGATCTGCACCTTCCTGATTCATCGGGTCATCAATGCCCAAAATCCGCTTTAAACCGCGAGAAATTTGGGGCAGGGTATTGGATTTGATCCCGTGGATGGGAATTTGTCTTACTTTGGCAATTTGACGCAATTTTGACTGATTTTTAACGTGGGAACGCAGGGCCAGCACCGCATCGGCCCCCTGTAAATCTTTGGTCAAAACGATCGGCAAATCTAGGGACTGTACTACCTGTTCGATCGGGGCGCGACTGACTCCGTAGGGATAGACATAAACCGGCCAATCTTCGCCATTGGGACCGGGGACGCGGACTTTTTCCGTTTCCGGTTCTTCCTGCAGCCAAGATTGTTCGAGGAGGCGATCGAAATCGTTTTCCCGGTTGAGGTGGCCCGCAGGGAAACGGGCCACGGGAGTCATCCGGCCATCGGCCCGCCATCCCTTAGGTTTATCCATTTCCGGCAGATAATTGCCGCGCAAAGGGGTCAAGTTTTCCGATTTTGGTTCTTCCTGAGCGACTTGTACTTTCCCCTCCTCATCTACCCAACGGATTTGGGCAATTGCTTCCCGTCCCCGCAGCAGTTGATCGATCGTGGTAGATACGTCCTCGTGGATGACCCAGCGCTGACGTTCCAACATTTCGATGGCAATGTCAAAGGTGGGCGGTGCTTTGCGTTCTAAAACGGTCTTCTGAGAACCCCGGCGGCGTGCTTCTTCGTCTCCGAGAGTTACTGCCTGAATTCCCCCGACTAAATCCGATAAAGTTGGGTTTTTAATTAAATTTTCCAATTGATTGCCGTGGGCGGTTCCCACTAACTGCACTCCTCGCTCGGCGATCGTGCGAGCGGCCAGAGCTTCTAATTCCGTACCGATCTCATCAATCACGATCACCTCTGGCATATGGTTTTCCACCGCTTCGATCATGACTTGATGCTGCAATTCCGGACGGGCCACCTGCATCCGACGAGCGCGACCGATGGCCGGATGGGGAATATCTCCATCCCCAGCGATTTCGTTGGAGGTGTCGATAATCACTACCCGTTTGTTAAGATCGTCGGCTAAAACTCGGGCTATTTCTCGCAAGGCCGTGGTTTTTCCTACCCCCGGACGACCGAGCAGCAGCAGGGATTTTCCCGTTTCCACTAGGTCGTTAATCAGGGTGATCGTACCGAAAACGGCCCGACCGATACGACAGGTTAAACCGATAATTTCCCCGTCTCGATTGCGAATGGCACTGATGCGGTGCAGGGTGCGTTCAATCCCGGCGCGATTATCGCCGCTAAAACTGCCCACCCTGGCGATCGAATACTGGATTTCTTCTTTTGAGATCGGTTCGTCCCCCAGATCGATCGCCCCATCGGGAAAACGCGCTTCTGGTATGCGTCCCAAATCCATAACTACTTCGATCAGTTGATGCTGCCGCGGGTGTTCCTCGATTTTGCTGCGAATCCGCACAGGTAGAATTGCCAAGAGTTTGTTTAAATCGTCGGTAACTGGCATCCGAGAGGAGGGTAGGGTTTCTGGCATTAATAATAAAAGGTTTTGGCGATAATTGGCTATTTTTATTTCCAAGATTTTCTTGGGGTCTAACACATTTAGGGGTTAGTTGTCAATTAAAAAAATATTATAGTTTTTTGACCAAGGTTAGGCTTTTAATTGAGCAACGAGAATAGAAGCGGCTTTAACGGCTTCTTGGTAGGCTTGGGGGTCATTTTCAAGGTTAGGCTGGTATAAATCCTCTAAAATTGGCAAAATCAATGAACGGGCGTAACTTCCATAGGCAATACCAGCGATTTTTTCTCTCAGTCCCAGTTGCCGTAATTTGGTCACGGTGTGGTCATTGGTTCCCCCAGCTAACTGCACAAATCCGGCTAGATTGGCACAGAGGACTTTTTTGGCCATATTAATGGCCGGGTGGGTGGTTCCTTTGCCGATATCGCCGCTCATCGGCCGGCCGTCCGTCTGCCAAATCAGAGGACAGCTTAGGGGTGAAATAGTTTCTCGCAGATAGTGGAGGTAATCAATGATCTGCTGATCATCCTGGCAACTTATGGCGAGGATTTTTAGGTTTTTAGTTAGAGGTGCGATCGCTTGCCAGAGTCGAGCAAATTCCTCTCTATGACCGACTTGGGTATGAATTTCGATCGCATCGACTCCCATTTCGATAATTAAGGGGATAATTTCTGCGGGTTGACAGACACGGGATATTGTCTCGATTATTTGCGGGGGACAAACGGGTAAGCAGCGACCGCAACCATAACAGCGCTGTTCGATTACTCCTCCCCTATCGATAGCATAAGCGGGACAGATTTTTTCGCAGGGACGGGGACAATCGACCGGACAGAGTTGCGGGTTAAAGACAGCTTTACGAAAGTGGGGATCTTCCCCGTCGTTGAGACTGACCATTAACCAAGGTCGTCGATTTGGGGGGAATCCGGCGATTTTTTCGGCGGTTTCGATGCCTTCGCGGGCCGCAACAATCACGGCTCGGTCGGCGGCCACATCAATACAATCGGCCCCGGCGATAGTATAGGTCAAAGCGAGGTTGCGAATCGTGGGCAAATCCTGGTAACTAGCTCCACAGATGAGCTTGAACCAGTGACCCGCAACTAAGGACCAGAAGGGAGAGGAGTTTTTATCTAGCACTTTTTTATCCTATCGCAGCCAGCCCCTAAACGTCAGCCTTGTGCTGCTCTGATACCAAATCTTCTGACTAAAGACTGATTATTAATTCTTCCTTTGGCATTAGTGCCTGTCTGAGGCTGCCCCTCACTTTTGCCAGCAAGCAGAGGCTAGCAGCCTATCCGATAGATAATAGGTTCGTCAGTGGTTAGGAAAATGTGTAATTAATTTAGGGAAAAAAATACCAAATCCGTTTTAATCACGAGGATAATAAAATCCCGAAAGATATACTGTCACTAGATTGATCACAAATTTTGGTCGGCGGATTTGGTAAGATCGTGTAATTAATCGAGTTCATCAAACAAAAGTTCCTCTAGAATTGGTCCCATACCGTCATCATCGGGGGAAACTAATTCAACTTTCCCTTCCGCATCACCGACGGCTAAGAATAACAAAGGAGCTAGGGGACTGTAAATCGAGTATTTTTGGTCTTCCGAAAAGAAACTGGCGAGAAATTGCAATTCTTCCGGCTC contains the following coding sequences:
- a CDS encoding ATP-dependent zinc protease family protein; translated protein: MKPDKIIIGWREWLDLPDLGITKIKAKIDTGARSSALHAFHLHPFLDGDRNWLRFQVHPYQKDSHHTVTTTAEILEWRQVKNSGGQSQLRPVIRTSVLLGDRQWAIELTLTNRDVMGFRMLLGREALKKGFLVHPNKSFLLS
- the ldpA gene encoding circadian clock protein LdpA, translated to MLDKNSSPFWSLVAGHWFKLICGASYQDLPTIRNLALTYTIAGADCIDVAADRAVIVAAREGIETAEKIAGFPPNRRPWLMVSLNDGEDPHFRKAVFNPQLCPVDCPRPCEKICPAYAIDRGGVIEQRCYGCGRCLPVCPPQIIETISRVCQPAEIIPLIIEMGVDAIEIHTQVGHREEFARLWQAIAPLTKNLKILAISCQDDQQIIDYLHYLRETISPLSCPLIWQTDGRPMSGDIGKGTTHPAINMAKKVLCANLAGFVQLAGGTNDHTVTKLRQLGLREKIAGIAYGSYARSLILPILEDLYQPNLENDPQAYQEAVKAASILVAQLKA
- a CDS encoding DUF3007 family protein gives rise to the protein MRRIDVIGIGIGMFAMGGILYIILQKTGLDSASAGIWSQAVLVGGVIGWIFTYLFRVATDNMTYGQQRKDYEDAVFKKRLEAMTPEEIAQMQREIEEEKTK
- a CDS encoding R3H domain-containing nucleic acid-binding protein; this translates as MLDPKKILEIKIANYRQNLLLLMPETLPSSRMPVTDDLNKLLAILPVRIRSKIEEHPRQHQLIEVVMDLGRIPEARFPDGAIDLGDEPISKEEIQYSIARVGSFSGDNRAGIERTLHRISAIRNRDGEIIGLTCRIGRAVFGTITLINDLVETGKSLLLLGRPGVGKTTALREIARVLADDLNKRVVIIDTSNEIAGDGDIPHPAIGRARRMQVARPELQHQVMIEAVENHMPEVIVIDEIGTELEALAARTIAERGVQLVGTAHGNQLENLIKNPTLSDLVGGIQAVTLGDEEARRRGSQKTVLERKAPPTFDIAIEMLERQRWVIHEDVSTTIDQLLRGREAIAQIRWVDEEGKVQVAQEEPKSENLTPLRGNYLPEMDKPKGWRADGRMTPVARFPAGHLNRENDFDRLLEQSWLQEEPETEKVRVPGPNGEDWPVYVYPYGVSRAPIEQVVQSLDLPIVLTKDLQGADAVLALRSHVKNQSKLRQIAKVRQIPIHGIKSNTLPQISRGLKRILGIDDPMNQEGADLRLFARSGSDDEIEALEEARLAVEQIVIPTGQPVELLPRSAKVRKMQHELVEHYRLQSDSFGEEPNRRIRIYPA